In Tachysurus vachellii isolate PV-2020 chromosome 12, HZAU_Pvac_v1, whole genome shotgun sequence, the following are encoded in one genomic region:
- the piwil2 gene encoding piwi-like protein 2 isoform X1: protein MDPNRPSFRAGFPVVPHVPVARGRGLLADERSPGRARGLTASELSVGRAWGLAVSTGEPSVGRARSPAQFADEPSVERARGLSVMAEEPSVGRSRGAPVAPAEAMAGRGRGQTSTTLFPYGRGSPVLGSDEPVSVPQEGEEKEEGGSRGFGRARGFLHTSKEPAVGKGRSMSLFGKEYEPPGESEHVETSGVIPCLQEKETPKFCADVPGPGSSLLSMFRGMGIEPSKTWGRGTTALGRDALGAYREDVQLPPVVSEGASGYSGSVAGRGLIKVEKAAGFPVGRGSGAPLLPLITKDTPLTPAICAPKAELKMEAEREPLKKVGTKGDPVSVGSNHIPIWCKNEAVFQYHVTFMPNVESVSMRFGMMKEHRATTGDVVAFDGSILYLPKHLGEVVHLKAERRTDNEEIDIKIQMTKILPPHSDLCIPFYNVVLRRVMKILGLNLIGRNHYDPKSAVVLAKHRLQVWPGYSSCIKHTDGGLYLVVDVSHKVLRSDSVLDIMNIIYQESRESFQDECTKEIIGSIVITRYNNRTYRIDDIEWSKSPKDSFTMADGTEISFIEYYRKNYGITVKELDQPLLVHRPKEKANPGGKQVITGEILLLPELSFITGIPEKMKKDNRSMKDLTAHINVSVEQHTHSLKQLLSNISTNQDAVSELERWGLQISSDILVTQGRTLPMETICLQSATFVTSPSVDWSREVVRDSSISCIPLYCWVVFYPRRAASQAEELVTMFQKVAGPMGIRLDRPIYVELRDDRTETYVKSIHSQLSSEPNVQLVVCLLMGNRDDLYSAIKKLCCVQSPCPSQAINVRTISQPKKLRSIAQKILLQINCKLGGELWTVNIPLKHLMVVGVDVHHDTSKKIRSVMGFVASLNTLMTKWFSRVTFQMSNEEIISGFRVCLLAALQKYYEVNHSFPEKIIIYRDGVSDGELKAVELYEIPQILKCFETFPNYAPKLAFIVVQKRINTTLYAYGGDRFGTPPPGTVLDHTVTHRDWMDFYLMAHSIRQGCGFPTHYVTVYNTANLTADHLQRLTFKMCHLYWNWPGTIRVPAPCKYAHKLAYLSAQYLHSEPAIQLCDKLYFL, encoded by the exons atggacccaaatagGCCATCATTTCGAGCAGGATTCCCCGTTGTTCCACATGTTCCTGTGGCACGGGGTCGAGGCTTACTCGCAGATGAACGCTCCCCAGGACGAGCCAGAGGTTTGACAGCAAGCGAGCTCTCTGTGGGGCGAGCTTGGGGTTTGGCTGTATCTACAGGAGAGCCCTCGGTAGGCCGAGCTCGAAGCCCGGCTCAGTTTGCGGACGAGCCGTCTGTGGAGCGAGCCAGAGGTTTATCTGTGATGGCTGAGGAACCTTCTGTTGGTCGTTCTCGAGGTGCTCCTGTAGCTCCAGCAGAAGCTATGGCTGGGAGAGGTAGAGGTCAGACGTCCACCACGTTGTTTCCTTATGGCAGAGGAAGCCCGGTGTTAGGCAGTGACGAGCCTGTTAGTGTACCGCAGGAAggggaggagaaggaggaagggGGCAGCAGAGGGTTTGGAAGAGCCAGAGGGTTTCTTCACACATCTAAGGAACCTGCAGTGGGAAAAGGAAGAAGCATGTCACTGTTTGGTAAAGAGTACGAGCCTCCAGGTGAAAGCGAACATGTGGAAACTTCTGGAGTTATTCCCTGTTTGCAGGAGAAGGAGACACCCAAATTTTGT GCTGATGTTCCAGGTCCAGGCTCGTCTCTGCTGTCCATGTTCAGAGGAATGGGCATTGAACCGTCTAAGACCTGGGGCAGAGGAACCACAGCTTTGG GACGAGATGCATTGGGTGCTTACCGAGAAGATGTTCAGCTGCCTCCTGTTGTATCTGAAGGCGCTTCAGGCTACAGTGGCAG tgttgcAGGTAGAGGACTGATCAAAGTCGAAAAAGCTGCAGGGTTTCCAGTGGGTCGAGGTTCCGGGGCCCCGCTCTTACCCCTGATCACGAAAGATACCCCCCTGACCCCAGCAATCTGCGCTCcgaaagcagagctgaagatGGAGGCAGAACG CGAGCCGCTGAAGAAAGTAGGAACAAAGGGAGATCCGGTCTCGGTCGGCTCGAACCACATCCCCATCTGGTGCAAGAACGAAGCCGTGTTCCAGTATCACGTCACCTTTAT gcCAAACGTGGAGTCAGTCAGCATGCGCTTTGGGATGATGAAAGAGCATCGGGCAACTACAGGAGATGTAGTGGCCTTTGACGGTTCTATCCTTTATCTACCAAAACACCTGGGggag GTTGTTCATCTGAAAGCTGAGAGGAGAACTGACAATGAGGAGATTGATATTAAAATCCAGATGACTAAAATCCTGCCCCCACATTCTGATCTGTGTATCCCATTCTACAATGTCGTCCTgcgcag agtgatgaagattttggggCTGAATCTGATTGGCAGGAATCATTATGATCCAAAAAGTGCAGTTGTTCTCGCCAAGCACAG gctgcAGGTGTGGCCTGGTTATTCTTcctgtataaaacacacagatggaGGTTTGTACCTGGTCGTGGACGTTTCACACAAAGTGCTGAGGAGCGATTCAGTCCTGGACATCAT GAACATCATCTACCAGGAGAGTCGAGAGAGCTTCCAGGACGAGTGCACCAAAGAGATAATCGGCTCCATAGTCATCACTCGCTACAACAACCGAACCTACCGCATCGACGACATCGAGTGGTCCAAATCCCCCAAAGATTCCTTCACCATGGCAGACGGCACCGAGATCAGCTTCATCGAATACtacag AAAAAACTACGGCATCACCGTGAAAGAACTGGATCAGCCCTTGTTGGTCCATCGGCCGAAGGAAAAGGCCAATCCTGGGGGAAAG CAGGTTATAACGGGCGAGATCCTGCTGCTGCCTGAGCTCTCCTTCATTACCGGCATCCCcgagaaaatgaagaaagataACAGAAGTATGAAG GACTTGACGGCGCACATTAACGTGAGCGTggagcagcacacacactctctaaagCAGCTTCTAAGCAACATCAGCACCAATCAGGACGCAGTGAGCGAGCTGGAACGCTGGGGCCTCCAGATCAGCTCCGATATACTGGtg ACTCAGGGAAGAACTTTGCCCATGGAGACCATTTGCCTGCAGTCTGCCACATTCGTCACCTCTCCGTCTGTCGATTGGTCGAGAGAGGTGGTCAGAGACTCGTCTAtcagctgt atCCCTCTGTACTGCTGGGTGGTTTTTTACCCTCGTAGGGCTGCGTCTCAGGCGGAGGAGCTGGTGACGATGTTCCAGAAGGTCGCCGGGCCGATGGGGATCAGGCTGGACCGTCCGATCTACGTGGAGCTCCGTGACGATCGCACAGAGACCTACGTAAAGAGCATCCACTCTCAGCTGAGCAGCGAG CCCAACGTGCAGCTGGTGGTTTGCCTCTTGATGGGAAACAGAGACGACCTCTACAGCGCTATTAAAAAGCTCTGCTGCGTCCAGAGTCCGTGTCCTTCGCAG GCGATCAACGTCCGGACCATCTCGCAGCCCAAGAAGCTCCGTAGCATCGCGCAGAAGATCCTCCTGCAGATCAACTGCAAACTTGGAGGAGAACTTTGGACGGTCAACATTCCCCTG aaaCACTTGATGGTGGTCGGCGTGGACGTCCATCACGACACCAGCAAGAAAATCCGATCTGTGATGGGGTTTGTGGCGAGTCTTAACAC cCTGATGACCAAGTGGTTCTCCAGAGTCACGTTCCAGATGAGCAACGAGGAGATCATTAGCGGCTTCCGAGTATGTCTTCTGGCCGCCCTGCAGAAATACTACGAG GTGAACCACAGCTTCCCCGAGAAGATCATAATCTACCGTGACGGAGTTTCAGACGGTGAGCTCAAGGCCGTGGAGCTGTACGAGATCCCGCAGATCCTCAAATGTTTCGAGACCTTTCCCAACTACGCGCCGAAGCTGGCCTTCATCGTCGTGCAGAAGAGGATCAACACGACCCTGTACGCGTACGGGGGAGATCGGTTCGGAACACCTCCGCCAGGAACCGTGCTCGATCACAccgtcacacacagagactg gaTGGATTTCTACCTCATGGCTCACTCGATTCGTCAAGGCTGTGGATTCCCGACACACTACGTAACCGTGTACAACACTGCAAACCTCACAGCGGATCATCTCCAGAg GTTGACCTTTAAGATGTGCCACTTGTACTGGAATTGGCCCGGGACGATCCGCGTGCCAGCGCCATGCAAGTATGCCCACAAACTGGCGTACCTGTCAGCGCAGTACCTCCACTCCGAACCCGCCATCCAGCTGTGCGACAAACTCTACTTCCTCTA
- the piwil2 gene encoding piwi-like protein 2 isoform X2, which produces MDPNRPSFRAGFPVVPHVPVARGRGLLADERSPGRARGLTASELSVGRAWGLAVSTGEPSVGRARSPAQFADEPSVERARGLSVMAEEPSVGRSRGAPVAPAEAMAGRGRGQTSTTLFPYGRGSPVLGSDEPVSVPQEGEEKEEGGSRGFGRARGFLHTSKEPAVGKGRSMSLFGKEYEPPGESEHVETSGVIPCLQEKETPKFCADVPGPGSSLLSMFRGMGIEPSKTWGRGTTALGRDALGAYREDVQLPPVVSEGASGYSGSVAGRGLIKVEKAAGFPVGRGSGAPLLPLITKDTPLTPAICAPKAELKMEAEREPLKKVGTKGDPVSVGSNHIPIWCKNEAVFQYHVTFMPNVESVSMRFGMMKEHRATTGDVVAFDGSILYLPKHLGEVVHLKAERRTDNEEIDIKIQMTKILPPHSDLCIPFYNVVLRRVMKILGLNLIGRNHYDPKSAVVLAKHRLQVWPGYSSCIKHTDGGLYLVVDVSHKVLRSDSVLDIMNIIYQESRESFQDECTKEIIGSIVITRYNNRTYRIDDIEWSKSPKDSFTMADGTEISFIEYYRKNYGITVKELDQPLLVHRPKEKANPGGKVITGEILLLPELSFITGIPEKMKKDNRSMKDLTAHINVSVEQHTHSLKQLLSNISTNQDAVSELERWGLQISSDILVTQGRTLPMETICLQSATFVTSPSVDWSREVVRDSSISCIPLYCWVVFYPRRAASQAEELVTMFQKVAGPMGIRLDRPIYVELRDDRTETYVKSIHSQLSSEPNVQLVVCLLMGNRDDLYSAIKKLCCVQSPCPSQAINVRTISQPKKLRSIAQKILLQINCKLGGELWTVNIPLKHLMVVGVDVHHDTSKKIRSVMGFVASLNTLMTKWFSRVTFQMSNEEIISGFRVCLLAALQKYYEVNHSFPEKIIIYRDGVSDGELKAVELYEIPQILKCFETFPNYAPKLAFIVVQKRINTTLYAYGGDRFGTPPPGTVLDHTVTHRDWMDFYLMAHSIRQGCGFPTHYVTVYNTANLTADHLQRLTFKMCHLYWNWPGTIRVPAPCKYAHKLAYLSAQYLHSEPAIQLCDKLYFL; this is translated from the exons atggacccaaatagGCCATCATTTCGAGCAGGATTCCCCGTTGTTCCACATGTTCCTGTGGCACGGGGTCGAGGCTTACTCGCAGATGAACGCTCCCCAGGACGAGCCAGAGGTTTGACAGCAAGCGAGCTCTCTGTGGGGCGAGCTTGGGGTTTGGCTGTATCTACAGGAGAGCCCTCGGTAGGCCGAGCTCGAAGCCCGGCTCAGTTTGCGGACGAGCCGTCTGTGGAGCGAGCCAGAGGTTTATCTGTGATGGCTGAGGAACCTTCTGTTGGTCGTTCTCGAGGTGCTCCTGTAGCTCCAGCAGAAGCTATGGCTGGGAGAGGTAGAGGTCAGACGTCCACCACGTTGTTTCCTTATGGCAGAGGAAGCCCGGTGTTAGGCAGTGACGAGCCTGTTAGTGTACCGCAGGAAggggaggagaaggaggaagggGGCAGCAGAGGGTTTGGAAGAGCCAGAGGGTTTCTTCACACATCTAAGGAACCTGCAGTGGGAAAAGGAAGAAGCATGTCACTGTTTGGTAAAGAGTACGAGCCTCCAGGTGAAAGCGAACATGTGGAAACTTCTGGAGTTATTCCCTGTTTGCAGGAGAAGGAGACACCCAAATTTTGT GCTGATGTTCCAGGTCCAGGCTCGTCTCTGCTGTCCATGTTCAGAGGAATGGGCATTGAACCGTCTAAGACCTGGGGCAGAGGAACCACAGCTTTGG GACGAGATGCATTGGGTGCTTACCGAGAAGATGTTCAGCTGCCTCCTGTTGTATCTGAAGGCGCTTCAGGCTACAGTGGCAG tgttgcAGGTAGAGGACTGATCAAAGTCGAAAAAGCTGCAGGGTTTCCAGTGGGTCGAGGTTCCGGGGCCCCGCTCTTACCCCTGATCACGAAAGATACCCCCCTGACCCCAGCAATCTGCGCTCcgaaagcagagctgaagatGGAGGCAGAACG CGAGCCGCTGAAGAAAGTAGGAACAAAGGGAGATCCGGTCTCGGTCGGCTCGAACCACATCCCCATCTGGTGCAAGAACGAAGCCGTGTTCCAGTATCACGTCACCTTTAT gcCAAACGTGGAGTCAGTCAGCATGCGCTTTGGGATGATGAAAGAGCATCGGGCAACTACAGGAGATGTAGTGGCCTTTGACGGTTCTATCCTTTATCTACCAAAACACCTGGGggag GTTGTTCATCTGAAAGCTGAGAGGAGAACTGACAATGAGGAGATTGATATTAAAATCCAGATGACTAAAATCCTGCCCCCACATTCTGATCTGTGTATCCCATTCTACAATGTCGTCCTgcgcag agtgatgaagattttggggCTGAATCTGATTGGCAGGAATCATTATGATCCAAAAAGTGCAGTTGTTCTCGCCAAGCACAG gctgcAGGTGTGGCCTGGTTATTCTTcctgtataaaacacacagatggaGGTTTGTACCTGGTCGTGGACGTTTCACACAAAGTGCTGAGGAGCGATTCAGTCCTGGACATCAT GAACATCATCTACCAGGAGAGTCGAGAGAGCTTCCAGGACGAGTGCACCAAAGAGATAATCGGCTCCATAGTCATCACTCGCTACAACAACCGAACCTACCGCATCGACGACATCGAGTGGTCCAAATCCCCCAAAGATTCCTTCACCATGGCAGACGGCACCGAGATCAGCTTCATCGAATACtacag AAAAAACTACGGCATCACCGTGAAAGAACTGGATCAGCCCTTGTTGGTCCATCGGCCGAAGGAAAAGGCCAATCCTGGGGGAAAG GTTATAACGGGCGAGATCCTGCTGCTGCCTGAGCTCTCCTTCATTACCGGCATCCCcgagaaaatgaagaaagataACAGAAGTATGAAG GACTTGACGGCGCACATTAACGTGAGCGTggagcagcacacacactctctaaagCAGCTTCTAAGCAACATCAGCACCAATCAGGACGCAGTGAGCGAGCTGGAACGCTGGGGCCTCCAGATCAGCTCCGATATACTGGtg ACTCAGGGAAGAACTTTGCCCATGGAGACCATTTGCCTGCAGTCTGCCACATTCGTCACCTCTCCGTCTGTCGATTGGTCGAGAGAGGTGGTCAGAGACTCGTCTAtcagctgt atCCCTCTGTACTGCTGGGTGGTTTTTTACCCTCGTAGGGCTGCGTCTCAGGCGGAGGAGCTGGTGACGATGTTCCAGAAGGTCGCCGGGCCGATGGGGATCAGGCTGGACCGTCCGATCTACGTGGAGCTCCGTGACGATCGCACAGAGACCTACGTAAAGAGCATCCACTCTCAGCTGAGCAGCGAG CCCAACGTGCAGCTGGTGGTTTGCCTCTTGATGGGAAACAGAGACGACCTCTACAGCGCTATTAAAAAGCTCTGCTGCGTCCAGAGTCCGTGTCCTTCGCAG GCGATCAACGTCCGGACCATCTCGCAGCCCAAGAAGCTCCGTAGCATCGCGCAGAAGATCCTCCTGCAGATCAACTGCAAACTTGGAGGAGAACTTTGGACGGTCAACATTCCCCTG aaaCACTTGATGGTGGTCGGCGTGGACGTCCATCACGACACCAGCAAGAAAATCCGATCTGTGATGGGGTTTGTGGCGAGTCTTAACAC cCTGATGACCAAGTGGTTCTCCAGAGTCACGTTCCAGATGAGCAACGAGGAGATCATTAGCGGCTTCCGAGTATGTCTTCTGGCCGCCCTGCAGAAATACTACGAG GTGAACCACAGCTTCCCCGAGAAGATCATAATCTACCGTGACGGAGTTTCAGACGGTGAGCTCAAGGCCGTGGAGCTGTACGAGATCCCGCAGATCCTCAAATGTTTCGAGACCTTTCCCAACTACGCGCCGAAGCTGGCCTTCATCGTCGTGCAGAAGAGGATCAACACGACCCTGTACGCGTACGGGGGAGATCGGTTCGGAACACCTCCGCCAGGAACCGTGCTCGATCACAccgtcacacacagagactg gaTGGATTTCTACCTCATGGCTCACTCGATTCGTCAAGGCTGTGGATTCCCGACACACTACGTAACCGTGTACAACACTGCAAACCTCACAGCGGATCATCTCCAGAg GTTGACCTTTAAGATGTGCCACTTGTACTGGAATTGGCCCGGGACGATCCGCGTGCCAGCGCCATGCAAGTATGCCCACAAACTGGCGTACCTGTCAGCGCAGTACCTCCACTCCGAACCCGCCATCCAGCTGTGCGACAAACTCTACTTCCTCTA